From a single Vitis vinifera cultivar Pinot Noir 40024 chromosome 18, ASM3070453v1 genomic region:
- the LOC100267635 gene encoding LOW QUALITY PROTEIN: dihydroflavonol 4-reductase (The sequence of the model RefSeq protein was modified relative to this genomic sequence to represent the inferred CDS: substituted 1 base at 1 genomic stop codon) has translation MMEGGEKGTVCVTGASGFIGSWLVMKLLQRGYYVHATVRDPGNVEKVKHLLELPKASTHLSLWRADLKEEGSFDDAIQGCIGVFHVASPMDISTQDAQNEVIDPTVNGVLDIMRACTKAKTVKRFIYTSTTGTITVGPEPLPLEYDESFWTDVDYCKAQKMTAWMYFIAKTTAEKAAWEFAKEKGLDVVTIQPPVVVGPFVTPSLPPSAKLVLAVLTGEEAGCNLLARGRAVHVDDLCDAHIYLFEHPEAKGRYICSSHCFNIIELARSLSLKYSEYNIPTKFEGVDESLKSIPCSSRKLLDLGYKFKYNSEEYDIGDLCSGAIESCKEKGLMPSPGATXETKKPGIMNSYHSLLSYFFWTS, from the exons atgatGGAAGGAGGTGAGAAGGGCACCGTTTGCGTCACGGGCGCCTCGGGATTCATAGGATCATGGCTGGTTATGAAGCTTCTCCAACGAGGCTACTATGTTCATGCAACCGTACGCGATCCTG GCAACGTGGAGAAGGTGAAGCATCTTTTAGAGTTGCCCAAAGCCAGCACACACCTGAGCTTGTGGAGAGCAGACCTGAAGGAAGAGGGAAGTTTTGACGATGCTATTCAGGGATGTATTGGAGTCTTCCACGTGGCTTCCCCTATGGACATATCGACTCAGGATGCCCAG AATGAAGTGATAGATCCAACAGTGAATGGGGTTTTAGACATCATGAGAGCCTGCACCAAGGCCAAGACCGTCAAGCGGTTCATCTATACTTCAACCACTGGAACCATTACAGTTGGACCAGAACCACTCCCGCTTGAGTACGATGAAAGCTTTTGGACTGACGTCGACTACTGCAAGGCTCAGAAGATGACTGCGTGG ATGTATTTTATTGCTAAAACAACAGCCGAGAAAGCTGCGTGGGAATTCGCCAAAGAGAAAGGCCTGGATGTTGTTACCATTCAACCCCCTGTTGTGGTGGGGCCATTTGTTACACCTTCCCTGCCTCCTAGCGCTAAACTTGTACTCGCGGTACTCACTG GAGAGGAAGCTGGCTGCAACTTGTTGGCTCGAGGACGAGCTGTGCATGTAGATGACCTATGTGATGCCCACATATACCTATTTGAACATCCAGAGGCAAAGGGACGGTACATTTGCTCTTCCCATTGTTTTAATATCATTGAGCTAGCAAGATCATTGAGCCTCAAGTACTCAGAGTACAATATCCCAACCAA ATTTGAGGGTGTGGATGAATCCTTGAAATCTATCCCTTGTTCCTCTAGGAAACTATTGGACCTTGGCTACAAATTTAAGTACAACTCAGAGGAATACGACATTGGGGATCTGTGTTCTGGAGCCATTGAATCATGCAAAGAGAAGGGGCTGATGCCATCTCCTGGTGCCACATGAGAAACAAAGAAGCCAGGAATTATGAACTCTTATCACTCTCTTCTATCATATTTCTTCTGGACCTCATAA
- the LOC100241983 gene encoding glucose-1-phosphate adenylyltransferase large subunit 1 isoform X1 — protein MDSCCAKVKGNVHPVPVRNRGVGKVGSGFWGERIGTSLWSSSFSNRQWKSLRKERKAKTINRAVLTPDVDQENLIFEGPVFEKQHADPSSVAAIILGGGAGTRLFPLTSRRAKPAVPIGGCYRLIDVPMSNCINSGIRKIFILTQFNSASLNRHIARIYNFGNGVNFGDGFVEVLAATQTPGEAGQKWFQGTADAVRQFIWVFEDAKNKNVEHILILSGDHLYRMDYMDFVQKHIDSNADITVSCVPMDDSRASDYGLMKIDNTGRIIQFSEKPKGPNLKAMKVNTTLLGLSEKEAEKCPYIASMGVYVFRTDVLLKLLTRKYLSCNDFGSEIIPLAVKDHNVQAYLFNDYWEDIGTIKSFFDANLALTEQPPKFEFYDPKTPFYTSPRFLPPTKVEECRILDAIISHGCFLRECSVQRSIVGVRSRLEYGVELKDTMMMGADYYQTESEIASLLAEGKVPIGVGQNTRIRNCIIDKNAKIGRDVVIANADGVQEADRPSEGFYIRSGITVILKNATINDGTII, from the exons ATGGATTCTTGCTGTGCGAAAGTGAAGGGCAATGTACATCCGGTGCCAGTTAGAAACAGAGGTGTTGGTAAAGTAGGTAGTGGGTTTTGGGGGGAGAGGATTGGGACCAGTTTGTGGAGCAGTAGTTTCAGCAATCGACAATGGAAGAGCttgagaaaggaaagaaaggccAAAACGATTAATCGCGCTGTTCTTACACCGGATGTTGACCAAGAGAATCTG ATATTTGAAGGACCAGTTTTTGAGAAACAACATGCCGACCCAAGTAGCGTGGCTGCAATCATACTGGGTGGAGGTGCTGGGACTCGATTATTTCCTCTTACCAGTAGAAGGGCGAAACCAGCT GTTCCAATTGGAGGTTGTTACAGGCTTATTGATGTCCCTATGAGTAATTGCATCAACAGTGGCATAAGAAAGATATTCATCTTGACACAGTTCAATTCTGCATCCCTCAATAGGCATATTGCTCGCATATATAATTTTGGAAACGGGGTGAATTTTGGAGATGGATTTGTGGAG GTTCTGGCTGCCACTCAAACACCAGGGGAAGCAGGACAGAAGTGGTTCCAAGGAACAGCAGATGCTGTGAGGCAATTTATATGGGTTTTTGAG GATGCTAAGAACAAGAATGTGGAGCATATATTGATCTTGTCTGGTGATCATCTCTATAGGATGGACTATATGGATTTTGTGCAG AAGCATATTGACTCGAATGCTGATATTACAGTTTCATGCGTTCCCATGGATGACAG CCGTGCGTCAGACTATGGATTGATGAAGATTGACAATACAGGACGAATCATCCAATTTTCTGAAAAACCAAAGGGCCCCAATCTGAAAGCAATG AAAGTTAATACCACCCTCCTAGGTCTTTCTGAGAAGGAAGCAGAGAAGTGTCCTTATATTGCATCAATGGGTGTATATGTATTTAGAACTGATGTCCTGCTAAAGCTTTTAACACGGAAGTACCTATCATGCAATGACTTTGGCTCTGAAATCATTCCTTTGGCTGTGAAAGACCACAATGTTCAA GCATACTTATTCAATGACTATTGGGAGGACATTGgaacaataaaatctttctttgaTGCCAACTTGGCTCTTACAGAACag CCTCCAAAGTTTGAATTTTATGATCCAAAGACTCCCTTTTACACATCTCCTAGGTTCTTGCCTCCTACTAAAGTTGAAGAATGCAGG ATTTTGGATGCAATTATTTCACATGGTTGTTTCTTGCGGGAATGTAGCGTCCAACGCTCAATAGTTGGTGTGCGCTCACGTTTGGAGTATGGTGTTGAGCTTAAG gATACTATGATGATGGGTGCAGACTATTATCAAACTGAATCTGAAATTGCGTCTCTGCTAGCAGAAGGAAAGGTTCCAATTGGTGTTGGACAGAACACCAGAATCAG GAACTGCATAATTGACAAGAATGCCAAGATAGGAAGAGACGTGGTCATTGCAAATGCAGAT GGTGTTCAAGAAGCGGACAGGCCAAGTGAAGGATTCTATATTAGATCCGGGATCACAGTTATCCTGAAGAATGCAACAATTAATGATGGAACCATCATTTAG
- the LOC100259090 gene encoding LOW QUALITY PROTEIN: bifunctional dihydroflavonol 4-reductase/flavanone 4-reductase (The sequence of the model RefSeq protein was modified relative to this genomic sequence to represent the inferred CDS: substituted 1 base at 1 genomic stop codon) yields MEGGRTDQNEGGGKGSVCVTGATGFIGSWLVMRLLQRGYYVHGTVRDPADHGKVKHLLELPKAGTHLSLWRADLKEEGSFDDAIQGCVGVFHVASPMDISVKDAENEMIKPTVNGMLDIMRACTKAKSVKRLIYTSTTGTISTGPQPPPLEFDESFWTDIDYCKAQKMTAWMYYVAKTTAEKVAWEFAKEKGLDLVTIHPPFVIGPFISPSLSVGAKISLALLTGDERSYVLLTRGQAVHVEDLCNAHIYLFEHPEARGRYICSSHCFEITELARSLSNKYPEYNIPAKFEGMDQFPKPVPLSSKKLLDLGYKFQYNSEEYDIGDVCAEAIESCREKGLLPLPADKXEATRPEVMDTVTLFYHIPLNLTIVHCFVIMLTTKAVIYAVLLSFMLDFMAIEFDV; encoded by the exons ATGGAAGGAGGTCGGACTGATCAGAACGAGGGAGGTGGAAAGGGCAGCGTTTGCGTGACGGGGGCCACAGGATTCATAGGATCATGGCTGGTTATGAGGCTTCTCCAACGAGGTTACTATGTTCATGGAACTGTGCGCGATCCCG CGGACCATGGTAAGGTGAAGCATCTTCTGGAATTGCCGAAAGCCGGCACGCATCTGAGCTTGTGGAGAGCAGATTTGAAGGAAGAGGGAAGTTTTGACGATGCTATTCAGGGATGTGTTGGAGTCTTCCATGTCGCTTCCCCTATGGACATATCGGTTAAGGACGCCGAg AATGAAATGATAAAACCAACAGTAAATGGAATGTTGGACATCATGAGGGCCTGCACTAAGGCCAAGAGCGTTAAGCGGCTTATCTACACTTCAACCACCGGAACCATTTCCACTGGGCCACAACCGCCTCCGCTTGAGTTTGATGAGAGCTTCTGGACTGATATAGACTACTGCAAGGCTCAAAAGATGACTGCATGG ATGTATTACGTTGCTAAAACAACAGCGGAGAAAGTTGCATGGGAATTCGCCAAAGAGAAAGGCCTTGATCTTGTCACCATTCATCCGCCTTTCGTGATTGGTCCTTTTATTTCACCTTCCTTGTCAGTTGGTGCTAAAATTTCACTTGCCTTGCTTACTG gaGATGAACGCAGCTATGTGCTCTTGACTCGAGGACAAGCTGTGCATGTAGAGGACCTGTGCAATGCTCATATATACCTGTTTGAGCATCCAGAGGCAAGGGGACGATACATTTGCTCCTCTCATTGTTTTGAGATCACAGAGCTTGCTAGGTCATTGAGCAACAAGTATCCAGAGTACAATATCCCAGCCAA ATTTGAGGGTATGGATCAATTCCCGAAACCCGTTCCGCTCTCTTCTAAGAAACTATTGGACCTTGGATACAAATTTCAGTACAATTCGGAGGAATACGACATTGGGGATGTGTGTGCTGAAGCCATTGAATCATGCAGAGAGAAGGGGCTTCTGCCACTTCCGGCTGACAAGTAAGAAGCAACGAGACCAGAAGTGATGGATACTGTCACTCTCTTTTATCATATTCCTTTAAATTTGACAATTGTGCACTGTTTTGTGATAATGCTGACCACTAAAGCTGTGATTTATGCGGTTTTGCTCTCATTTATGTTGGATTTCATGGCCATTGAATTTGACGTGTGA
- the LOC100241983 gene encoding glucose-1-phosphate adenylyltransferase large subunit 1 isoform X2: MDSCCAKVKGNVHPVPVRNRGVGKVGSGFWGERIGTSLWSSSFSNRQWKSLRKERKAKTINRAVLTPDVDQENLIFEGPVFEKQHADPSSVAAIILGGGAGTRLFPLTSRRAKPAVPIGGCYRLIDVPMSNCINSGIRKIFILTQFNSASLNRHIARIYNFGNGVNFGDGFVEVLAATQTPGEAGQKWFQGTADAVRQFIWVFEDAKNKNVEHILILSGDHLYRMDYMDFVQKHIDSNADITVSCVPMDDSRASDYGLMKIDNTGRIIQFSEKPKGPNLKAMKVNTTLLGLSEKEAEKCPYIASMGVYVFRTDVLLKLLTRKYLSCNDFGSEIIPLAVKDHNVQAYLFNDYWEDIGTIKSFFDANLALTEQPPKFEFYDPKTPFYTSPRFLPPTKVEECRILDAIISHGCFLRECSVQRSIVGVRSRLEYGVELKDTMMMGADYYQTESEIASLLAEGKVPIGVGQNTRISEMNLSHMFEGDHVFAVAPKFMLIDGSNHSTSRLCVDPAHQILYGN; this comes from the exons ATGGATTCTTGCTGTGCGAAAGTGAAGGGCAATGTACATCCGGTGCCAGTTAGAAACAGAGGTGTTGGTAAAGTAGGTAGTGGGTTTTGGGGGGAGAGGATTGGGACCAGTTTGTGGAGCAGTAGTTTCAGCAATCGACAATGGAAGAGCttgagaaaggaaagaaaggccAAAACGATTAATCGCGCTGTTCTTACACCGGATGTTGACCAAGAGAATCTG ATATTTGAAGGACCAGTTTTTGAGAAACAACATGCCGACCCAAGTAGCGTGGCTGCAATCATACTGGGTGGAGGTGCTGGGACTCGATTATTTCCTCTTACCAGTAGAAGGGCGAAACCAGCT GTTCCAATTGGAGGTTGTTACAGGCTTATTGATGTCCCTATGAGTAATTGCATCAACAGTGGCATAAGAAAGATATTCATCTTGACACAGTTCAATTCTGCATCCCTCAATAGGCATATTGCTCGCATATATAATTTTGGAAACGGGGTGAATTTTGGAGATGGATTTGTGGAG GTTCTGGCTGCCACTCAAACACCAGGGGAAGCAGGACAGAAGTGGTTCCAAGGAACAGCAGATGCTGTGAGGCAATTTATATGGGTTTTTGAG GATGCTAAGAACAAGAATGTGGAGCATATATTGATCTTGTCTGGTGATCATCTCTATAGGATGGACTATATGGATTTTGTGCAG AAGCATATTGACTCGAATGCTGATATTACAGTTTCATGCGTTCCCATGGATGACAG CCGTGCGTCAGACTATGGATTGATGAAGATTGACAATACAGGACGAATCATCCAATTTTCTGAAAAACCAAAGGGCCCCAATCTGAAAGCAATG AAAGTTAATACCACCCTCCTAGGTCTTTCTGAGAAGGAAGCAGAGAAGTGTCCTTATATTGCATCAATGGGTGTATATGTATTTAGAACTGATGTCCTGCTAAAGCTTTTAACACGGAAGTACCTATCATGCAATGACTTTGGCTCTGAAATCATTCCTTTGGCTGTGAAAGACCACAATGTTCAA GCATACTTATTCAATGACTATTGGGAGGACATTGgaacaataaaatctttctttgaTGCCAACTTGGCTCTTACAGAACag CCTCCAAAGTTTGAATTTTATGATCCAAAGACTCCCTTTTACACATCTCCTAGGTTCTTGCCTCCTACTAAAGTTGAAGAATGCAGG ATTTTGGATGCAATTATTTCACATGGTTGTTTCTTGCGGGAATGTAGCGTCCAACGCTCAATAGTTGGTGTGCGCTCACGTTTGGAGTATGGTGTTGAGCTTAAG gATACTATGATGATGGGTGCAGACTATTATCAAACTGAATCTGAAATTGCGTCTCTGCTAGCAGAAGGAAAGGTTCCAATTGGTGTTGGACAGAACACCAGAATCAG TGAAATGAATCTGAGTCACATGTTTGAAGGAGACCATGTTTTTGCTGTGGCCCCTAAATTTATGCTGATTGATGGTTCCAACCATTCAACTTCAAGGCTGTGTGTTGACCCTGCTCACCAAATACTTTACGGCAATTGA
- the LOC100245556 gene encoding mannan endo-1,4-beta-mannosidase 7, with protein sequence MKSWALALLVLVFIQKQGNFLQVEAADGFVKTSGMHFVLNGLPYHANGFNAYWLMYVASDPSQRSKISSAFAEAAGHGLTIARTWAFSDGGYRPLQYSPGSYNEQMFQGLDFVVSEAGKYGIKLVLSLANNYESFGGKKQYVDWARGQGQYLTSDDDFFRNSVAKGYYKNHIKTVLTRRNSITGVVYKDEPTIMAWELMNEPRCTSDPSGRTIQAWITEMASYVKSVDGNHLLEAGLEGFYGQTSPQKQQYNPNFQVGTDFIANNQIPGIDFATVHSYPDQWFSSSSDDTQLSFLNEWLKNHIQDAQNVLRKPLLFTEFGKSSKDSGYSTYQRDMLFNTVYSAIYSSARSGGAAVGGMFWQLLTEGMDSFRDGYEIVLSESPSTANVIAQQSHKLYLLRKMYARLRNIQKWKRARAIRRAQWWNRNKGKNTGN encoded by the exons ATGAAGAGTTGGGCTTTAGCTTTGCTTGTTCTTGTGTTTATTCAAAAACAGGGGAATTTCCTCCAAGTGGAAGCAGCCGATGGGTTCGTTAAAACCAGTGGAATGCATTTCGTGTTGAATGGGCTTCCGTACCATGCAAATGGGTTCAATGCGTATTGGTTAATGTATGTGGCCTCAGACCCATCTCAGAGAAGCAAAATCTCATCTGCCTTTGCAGAAGCTGCAGGTCATGGCCTTACGATAGCCAGAACATGGGCTTTCAGTGATGGTGGATACAGACCTCTACAGTACTCTCCTGGCTCCTACAACGAACAGATGTTCCAG GGGTTGGATTTTGTAGTATCAGAAGCAGGAAAATATGGGATAAAGCTAGTGTTGAGCTTGGCAAACAATTATGAAAGCTTTGGAGGAAAGAAGCAGTATGTGGACTGGGCAAGAGGTCAGGGGCAGTATTTAACATCTGATGATGATTTCTTTAGGAACTCAGTGGCGAAGGGATATTACAAAAACCATATCAAG ACTGTTCTTACAAGGCGTAACAGCATCACTGGAGTTGTTTATAAGGATGAGCCAACGATAATGGCTTGGGAGCTTATGAATGAGCCTAGATGCACTTCAGATCCATCAGGGAGGACGATTCAG GCTTGGATTACAGAGATGGCCTCTTATGTAAAATCCGTTGATGGAAATCACTTACTAGAAGCAGGTTTGGAGGGGTTTTATGGACAAACATCACCTCAGAAGCAGCAATACAATCCAAATTTTCAAGTGGGAACAGATTTTATTGCAAATAATCAGATCCCTGGCATTGATTTTGCTACAGTTCACTCATATCCTGATCAATg GTTCTCTAGCTCAAGCGATGACACCCAACTTTCATTCTTGAATGAATGGCTCAAGAATCATATCCAAGATGCACAGAATGTTCTTCGAAAACCGCTTCTCTTTACTGAGTTTGGGAAATCGTCAAAAGATTCCGGTTACAGCACATACCAGAGGGACATGCTGTTCAACACAGTCTACTCTGCAATCTATTCATCAGCCAGGAGTGGAGGTGCAGCTGTTGGTGGCATGTTCTGGCAACTTCTAACCGAAGGAATGGACTCTTTCAGAGATGGCTATGAGATAGTCCTCAGTGAGAGCCCCTCAACAGCCAATGTGATTGCTCAACAGTCCCACAAGCTTTACCTGCTTCGGAAGATGTATGCTAGGTTGAGAAACATACAGAAGTGGAAGAGAGCCAGAGCCATCAGAAGGGCTCAATGGTGGAATAGGAACAAGGGCAAGAATACGGGAAATTAA